GGTCTCGGCCGGTTTTTCGGTGACCGGTTTGTGGGGAAAAATTTTGATCCACACCTGCCCGCCGCGGCGGATATAACGGGTCATGGCGATACGGGCGGCCTCGATCTGATTGGAGGTGATCCAAGCCGGCTCCAACGCCATGAGGCCGAACTCGCCGTGGCTCACGGTGTTGCCGCGCAGGGCCTTGCCCTTCATCCGGCCGCGCTGTACGCGGCGATATTTGACACGTTTGGGTAACAACATTTAACGGGGACCTCCTTCCCTCGGGGGGGTGCCGGGGCGCGGGCCGCCACCTTGGCCACCGCTGAAGCCGCCCGGGCGCGGGCCGCCGCCTTGGCCGCCGCCAAAGCCGCCCGGGCGCGGGCCGCCCTG
This genomic interval from Oscillospiraceae bacterium contains the following:
- the rplP gene encoding 50S ribosomal protein L16, giving the protein MLLPKRVKYRRVQRGRMKGKALRGNTVSHGEFGLMALEPAWITSNQIEAARIAMTRYIRRGGQVWIKIFPHKPVTEKPAETRMGSGKGSPEYWVAVVKPGRVMFEIAGVSEEVAREAMRLASYKLPIKCKFVLRAETEIASGGEQ